The following are encoded together in the Haloplanus vescus genome:
- a CDS encoding AbrB/MazE/SpoVT family DNA-binding domain-containing protein — translation MSSDRIDAESKVSGNQANIPARIRRELNIDDGDQLRWQLEDDGSIRVHVIQQQTGTFADFDGYAGEESTDVTSEHDAWGVDVE, via the coding sequence ATGAGCAGCGACAGAATCGACGCCGAAAGCAAGGTGTCTGGAAACCAGGCAAACATCCCCGCCCGGATTCGGCGTGAACTCAATATCGATGATGGCGATCAGCTCCGCTGGCAGCTCGAGGATGACGGGAGCATTCGGGTCCACGTGATCCAACAGCAAACGGGAACATTCGCCGACTTCGACGGCTACGCTGGTGAGGAGTCGACCGATGTCACGAGCGAGCACGACGCCTGGGGCGTCGACGTCGAGTAA
- a CDS encoding PIN domain-containing protein: MPRALIDTTVLFAAAYRRDGSHDAALPVLHGIDDGTLPEAVVLDYVLAETLNGLTTHAGHDAAVDLLDRIEENARFHIDSLTTDALATGKALFRQHEPLSFVDACIVAYMQTEGLGYLYAFDDDFDAVEDVYRLDTATNPYDPN; encoded by the coding sequence ATGCCGCGGGCACTCATCGATACGACAGTCCTCTTTGCCGCCGCATACCGGCGAGATGGATCCCACGATGCCGCGCTCCCGGTGCTCCACGGCATCGACGACGGAACGCTCCCGGAAGCAGTCGTCCTCGACTACGTGCTCGCGGAAACGCTCAACGGCCTCACGACCCACGCCGGCCACGACGCAGCCGTCGATCTCCTCGATCGCATCGAAGAAAACGCCCGCTTCCACATCGACTCCCTCACCACCGATGCCCTCGCGACCGGGAAGGCACTCTTTCGTCAACACGAACCCCTCTCCTTCGTCGATGCCTGCATTGTGGCGTATATGCAAACCGAGGGGCTTGGCTACCTGTATGCGTTTGACGACGATTTTGACGCTGTCGAGGATGTCTATCGACTCGATACAGCAACGAATCCCTACGATCCGAACTGA
- a CDS encoding ArdC-like ssDNA-binding domain-containing protein → MMTASESGVSFEETDTRHDKMHSTIEDWIDDLVADVDEAKASQQFQEWLDVQSRFHDYSHRNTLLIKLQCPEATRVAGYNTWRSEFDRHVQEGEQAIWIWAPIITKQCPECENSPSYHEQSDCDYDETSPEEWSKGLVGFKPTAVFDVSQTEGEPLPELETEAAGDADDLVPALLHAATTLDIDVRVVDAAEWEHGDAKGVCKHRTLHECQPVVEAKARSNQADLAVTLIHEYAHALLHFDVDDEPERAKREVEAEAVAYIVGRYFNLDTSGSAFYLAAWQDDDAESIQERLGRISSTAQEVIGTVVDG, encoded by the coding sequence ATGATGACAGCCAGTGAGTCGGGGGTCTCGTTCGAGGAGACCGACACCCGACACGACAAGATGCACAGTACGATCGAAGACTGGATCGACGATCTCGTCGCAGACGTCGACGAGGCAAAAGCCAGCCAACAGTTCCAGGAGTGGCTCGATGTCCAGTCCCGATTCCATGACTACTCACATCGCAACACCCTCCTGATCAAACTCCAGTGTCCCGAGGCGACCCGCGTGGCGGGCTACAATACGTGGAGATCGGAGTTCGACCGGCACGTCCAAGAGGGCGAACAGGCGATCTGGATCTGGGCACCCATTATTACGAAGCAGTGCCCCGAGTGCGAGAACTCACCGAGCTACCACGAGCAAAGTGACTGTGACTATGACGAGACATCGCCCGAGGAGTGGTCGAAAGGACTGGTTGGATTCAAACCAACGGCAGTCTTCGATGTGTCTCAAACCGAGGGCGAACCGCTACCCGAGCTGGAAACCGAGGCAGCTGGTGACGCCGACGACCTGGTGCCAGCGCTCCTCCATGCGGCAACTACTCTCGATATCGACGTCCGTGTCGTCGACGCTGCCGAGTGGGAGCATGGCGACGCGAAAGGCGTCTGCAAACACCGGACTCTCCACGAATGCCAACCCGTCGTCGAAGCGAAAGCCCGCTCAAATCAGGCCGATCTCGCCGTGACGTTGATTCACGAGTACGCCCACGCACTGCTCCATTTCGATGTCGACGACGAACCCGAGCGTGCAAAACGCGAGGTCGAAGCCGAAGCCGTTGCGTACATCGTCGGGCGGTATTTCAACCTAGATACGAGCGGATCAGCGTTCTATCTTGCCGCGTGGCAGGACGACGATGCGGAGAGCATTCAGGAGCGACTCGGCCGGATCAGTTCGACCGCGCAGGAGGTCATCGGGACAGTTGTAGACGGCTGA
- a CDS encoding helix-turn-helix domain-containing protein: protein MEYVDETAAKIMVAARPGDSIRRIAQKIDGSYSWVYDWIERLDDAGFIRREDGVYIENYAVRDRYYDLVAAISRAVPPSIGDGYVIPHFAGMPFAYTKIDSVYVWTHGGYQIARGHDDYPIFIQVADRDIERWTAFFDEFGIPSRIEERPDASDYDATVSYVLFPTSGEITREWVDGNPVIPLDEAIEHMLEYRVNYEPALEMIADEYDRDIDASHEDPRLNA from the coding sequence ATGGAGTACGTCGACGAGACCGCGGCGAAAATTATGGTCGCGGCCCGGCCGGGCGACTCGATCCGTCGGATCGCCCAGAAGATCGACGGCTCCTACTCGTGGGTCTACGACTGGATCGAGCGGTTGGATGACGCAGGCTTCATCCGACGTGAGGACGGCGTCTACATCGAGAATTACGCTGTCAGGGATCGCTACTACGATCTCGTCGCGGCCATCTCTCGCGCTGTTCCCCCTTCGATCGGCGATGGCTACGTCATTCCGCACTTCGCCGGGATGCCCTTTGCGTACACGAAAATCGACAGCGTCTACGTCTGGACCCACGGCGGCTATCAGATCGCCCGCGGCCACGACGACTACCCGATCTTCATCCAGGTCGCCGACCGGGATATCGAACGGTGGACGGCGTTCTTCGATGAGTTCGGGATTCCGAGCCGGATCGAAGAGCGGCCGGATGCGAGCGACTACGACGCGACCGTCTCGTACGTGTTGTTCCCGACGAGTGGGGAGATCACTCGCGAGTGGGTCGACGGCAATCCCGTCATTCCGTTGGATGAGGCAATCGAGCACATGTTGGAGTACCGGGTGAACTACGAACCGGCGTTGGAGATGATCGCCGACGAGTACGACCGCGATATCGACGCGTCCCACGAGGATCCGCGTCTCAATGCATGA
- a CDS encoding Cdc6/Cdc18 family protein, translated as MDEEVASPSTSQTTFRNKSDSADSSQEATNGDGGGISIRDRLQTESSGGVFANKDLVRSDTIIDEDRIVGRDDQLGRVVDNLKPVLQNEGIPDMLLSGPSGTGKSLIIHAVCKQIVELCESQGKTFGVISINCEGPKTADRAVYRLVKAAADDLGVDPGVPQTGVSTDQKLERLYELMREYYDGVIFILDEIDMLEGPYQEAEYNSLIYQLSRARKLADFDGPISLTTITNYADFMKDLNSRAQSSYNPDDIFFDDYDANQLRSILRNRRDAFKPDSLADDVVPLVAAFGSQTHGDARKAIDLLRWAGELAERRGADTVIEADVRDAQEKYTENRKLRHISGISTQKKLSIYAVAATAHYAREHPEWIPAGPAFKTYQFIADTMDADQYSRETFVNHVTEQSTYGVLDFERRGKGRGRGVHMYFSLSEDPETIMETIREDSRFEDLAHEEATIRAVVRERLKQFRSKN; from the coding sequence AAACCGAGTCGTCCGGCGGGGTCTTCGCGAACAAAGACCTCGTCCGGTCAGATACCATCATCGACGAGGACCGTATCGTCGGTCGCGACGACCAGCTAGGCCGTGTCGTCGACAATCTAAAACCGGTTCTCCAGAATGAAGGGATCCCCGATATGCTTCTGAGTGGTCCTTCTGGAACTGGGAAGTCGCTCATCATTCATGCAGTCTGCAAACAGATCGTCGAACTGTGTGAATCCCAAGGCAAGACCTTCGGGGTCATTTCAATCAACTGCGAGGGGCCGAAGACTGCAGATCGGGCTGTCTATCGGTTAGTCAAAGCTGCTGCCGACGACCTCGGCGTTGATCCTGGTGTTCCCCAAACCGGTGTCTCAACGGATCAGAAGCTGGAGCGACTGTACGAACTCATGCGAGAGTATTACGACGGTGTCATCTTCATTCTTGATGAGATCGATATGCTCGAGGGACCGTATCAGGAAGCAGAGTACAATTCTCTCATCTACCAGCTTTCACGGGCTCGCAAACTCGCCGACTTTGATGGTCCCATCTCGCTCACGACGATCACGAACTACGCCGACTTTATGAAGGACCTCAACAGCCGCGCACAGAGTTCTTACAACCCTGACGACATCTTCTTCGACGATTACGATGCGAACCAACTCCGTAGTATTCTCCGCAACCGGCGGGACGCCTTCAAGCCAGACTCACTTGCAGATGACGTTGTTCCGCTTGTTGCTGCGTTCGGCTCCCAAACGCACGGGGATGCGCGGAAAGCGATTGATCTCCTCAGATGGGCTGGTGAATTAGCCGAGCGGCGTGGGGCTGACACGGTTATCGAGGCTGATGTCCGTGATGCTCAGGAAAAATACACCGAAAACCGCAAGCTCCGCCATATCAGCGGCATTTCGACTCAAAAGAAACTCTCCATCTACGCTGTGGCGGCCACTGCCCACTACGCAAGAGAACATCCTGAGTGGATCCCTGCTGGACCTGCGTTCAAGACGTATCAATTCATTGCCGATACGATGGATGCGGACCAGTACAGCCGCGAGACGTTCGTAAATCACGTCACAGAGCAGAGTACGTACGGTGTACTAGACTTCGAGCGTCGGGGCAAGGGGCGAGGCAGAGGAGTGCATATGTATTTTTCCCTCTCCGAGGATCCGGAAACGATCATGGAGACGATCCGTGAGGATTCCCGGTTCGAAGATCTAGCTCACGAAGAGGCGACTATCAGAGCGGTTGTCCGCGAACGGCTGAAGCAGTTCCGGAGTAAGAACTGA
- a CDS encoding nucleotidyltransferase domain-containing protein: MSLGEREDELLDTLEAVIDADLPYVLVGGWAIAAFNQRFTTDVDVVIPAQAVDDYTDLLTDRGYEKTADVERNELYEGRTIRFEKDIGNPVRFDAMVDALGCRQTEAEWSYRYLTQHSVTQELRTGRPVTARIPERELLFAVKLHSGRKADSRDLVVLAAGADFDRIATHLHRGESEKLAGRIETVLNRLTSENFADAFKGVFEQQTVPEQDIDAVVEFLRDQQRRIDSER, from the coding sequence ATGAGCCTCGGTGAACGCGAAGATGAATTGCTGGACACCCTGGAGGCCGTCATTGACGCTGACCTGCCGTACGTGCTCGTCGGTGGGTGGGCGATCGCGGCGTTCAATCAACGCTTCACCACGGACGTCGACGTCGTCATTCCGGCCCAAGCGGTCGACGACTACACGGACCTTCTCACCGACCGCGGCTACGAGAAAACGGCCGATGTCGAGCGAAACGAGCTCTACGAGGGCCGTACCATCCGGTTTGAGAAGGACATCGGGAATCCGGTCCGGTTCGACGCGATGGTCGACGCGTTGGGCTGTCGCCAGACGGAAGCTGAATGGTCGTATCGCTATCTGACCCAGCACTCCGTCACCCAGGAACTGCGAACCGGGCGCCCGGTAACAGCCAGGATTCCGGAACGGGAGTTGCTGTTTGCCGTGAAACTTCACAGTGGCCGCAAGGCAGACTCCCGGGATCTGGTGGTGCTGGCTGCTGGCGCGGATTTCGACCGGATCGCGACTCATCTGCATCGCGGAGAATCCGAGAAGCTCGCTGGTCGCATCGAGACTGTCCTCAACCGCCTCACGTCGGAGAATTTCGCGGACGCATTCAAAGGGGTCTTCGAACAGCAAACGGTTCCCGAACAGGATATCGATGCCGTCGTTGAGTTCCTTCGTGACCAGCAGCGCCGAATCGATTCTGAACGATAA
- a CDS encoding helix-turn-helix transcriptional regulator — protein MLRRIELEVLATVDRGDTISELAAKLDHSESYLSRAVADLVEKGLVYTERDGRRKRVVPSDARAVELYRDLVRQHSHIEFPELLTGKALEVLYYLDQPRTVSEIADRSDNYRNTVNRILKRFRDRGLVGTADGHYEFNADFDRLHEFARELAHHLHRQRLEAVAPKGTILWEDYDEFLTQTETEIDAEAFHETGLARFAAFDLQFLLTGHRYYVYSEELDAVSPAELCCHTLLIDDGSRHRSYCLLLLSHVDVDEADLRAQAAKYGLEDEIDALLRYLETHGEVADDQLPEWDEFQELAADYEVRLS, from the coding sequence GTGCTCCGGCGCATCGAACTCGAGGTCCTCGCCACGGTCGACCGCGGCGACACGATCTCCGAACTCGCGGCGAAGCTCGACCACAGCGAGAGCTACCTCTCTCGTGCCGTCGCCGACCTCGTCGAGAAGGGGCTCGTCTACACGGAACGCGACGGCCGGCGAAAACGAGTCGTCCCGTCAGACGCTCGTGCCGTCGAACTCTATCGGGACCTCGTCCGCCAGCACTCCCACATCGAGTTCCCCGAACTGCTGACCGGCAAGGCACTCGAAGTGCTGTACTACCTCGACCAGCCGCGAACCGTCTCCGAGATCGCCGACCGGAGCGACAACTACCGCAACACGGTCAACCGCATCCTCAAACGGTTTCGCGACCGTGGGCTCGTCGGGACGGCCGACGGCCACTACGAGTTCAACGCCGACTTCGACCGCCTCCACGAGTTCGCCCGGGAACTCGCACACCATCTACATCGCCAGCGCCTCGAAGCCGTCGCCCCGAAGGGCACGATTCTCTGGGAAGACTACGACGAATTCCTCACCCAGACCGAGACGGAGATCGACGCGGAGGCGTTCCACGAAACCGGCCTCGCTCGATTCGCGGCCTTCGACCTCCAGTTCCTGCTCACCGGACACCGGTACTACGTCTACTCCGAGGAGCTTGACGCAGTCTCGCCGGCGGAGCTCTGCTGTCACACGCTGCTAATCGACGACGGCAGCCGCCACCGCTCGTACTGTCTCCTCCTGCTCAGCCACGTCGACGTCGACGAGGCGGACCTCCGAGCGCAGGCGGCGAAGTATGGCCTCGAAGACGAAATCGACGCCTTGCTGCGCTACCTCGAGACGCACGGCGAGGTCGCAGATGACCAGCTTCCGGAGTGGGACGAGTTCCAGGAGCTGGCGGCTGACTACGAGGTACGACTATCCTGA